From the genome of Clavelina lepadiformis chromosome 2, kaClaLepa1.1, whole genome shotgun sequence:
TGTAGCACAGTAATAACGTAGTAAAAGTTaaacaagaaagaaaaactacTTTTAAAATCTAGTTCCTTGTACCCGAATCTGAACTGCAGTATTCCAGGTGACAATAATTACAAGGCTAATACCATATCCAAAGTAGAAAGAAGAAAACACATCTAATACTGCGTTGCAAAATATGTGAATTCGACATAAGATGAGACAAAAATGTAAACTCAAACTATAGAAACGATATTTTTAGGCTATTCCTCCGATTGTTGATAAGAGAGTAGCGCTTCATCCTGCCTTTCATCACCAGATTGCACAAAATATTCATGGCTCTTGTTTTTGCCATGATGAAAGTGCCGTGTGATGAatgcaataacaaaaattgCCATGCTTAATCCAATGGATATGCCTGACAAAATACATTATATTCTAACAGTTTGTAGATTTATATGCATTGAGGTTCCagaaagatttttaaaaagctaCATCTGGTATGCTAATTCTGTTTTGCATGTTTAgcttatttttttgttttttcttgataCAAATATGCTTACAAATCAGGTTAGCAGTTTGACATGTGATCGGATAAGATGATGGTTGATGTCGTAAGAGATGTTTCACTCTTTCTATGGATCCATTGTTTGGAGCTGGTTTCAGCTATAGTAAGAcattgtttaataaaatacatAAGGTAAGCTCCATGTTCATGCAGCAGTATTCTCAGtacaataaatataaagcTGGGAGGTTCATTAtataaagaaacagaaaatcttcaatattaaacaaaaaatcagtCATAATAGGAAATGGAGTGGAATGacatttaaatttcaaaacttaccCCAAGTATGTGACAAATGAGTTCATAAACGTTAACACTGCTGAAAGGCTCAGAAACAAGTCCTTCCTTGAAAGCTGGACCATGTGCAATGAAGAATGGATGCATATCCATCAGTGAATTACTGTAACCATGGTCTCCCCCTACATATGAAATTCAACACaattcaaaaactttgtcGTCAGTAATTAAAGAGCAACCTCTGCAAATTTACAAAGAAACTTGATGAAATGGCAAGACTGGTAAGTTCCAAAAGCTAAAAATAGCTCACACGTAGACCCAGTAAAATGCATAGCCAGCATTTTAAAGTCGAAATTTTAGGCTTATTCATAATACTGTTCTACTAGATCAGATGACAGACAACATCACTAACATCAGCAAAGTTTTACATACTCATGGGGAGTTCATCTGAAGTGTTGTTAAGAAGAAGCCACTTGTCCTTCACCGCAACTAAAACTGGTGGAATacgattattattattgtaatGAAAATGGGCTGGTATATCTTCTCTTTTCCACACAGAAGCATATGGACCAATTTTTAACAGATCTTCATACACAGAATCAAGGTAACCTGGATAtgacacaaaaaaattaatattatgTCTTCACTTCTGGCAATGAAATGATATATCAGTATATATGTTCCAACTACAGTGAAAAACTAAATCATAATTGGAAGTTTTTATAATTCAGGTATGTTATTAATGAGATCACACCTTTTTTTGGCCATATTGCTGCTCCAGTATAGTAGTTGATAATATGATCCACCTTGGTGATATTAATGTAAGGTAATAGTGCTACCGTTCTTTTTTTGTCAAGCGATGCCATACCATGATCACTTGTGATAATTATGTTCACATCTTCATACAGATTATTTTCTGAAAGTTTATCTAGTAAGTaacctaaaaacaaaataaatatgttaGATCAAGGAAAATCTTAAAAGGTGGCTTAACATAGCATTCAAAAGGATGAAATGCAGGTAGACAGGGGAGAGCTCGGGGTTTACTCAAGCATGCATTGCAAGTTATACAAAATATTGCTATTCAAAGCGGTAATGGGTTACCTAATTTCTTTGAAACATTAACATCAGATGATTAGCC
Proteins encoded in this window:
- the LOC143446796 gene encoding ectonucleotide pyrophosphatase/phosphodiesterase family member 5-like, giving the protein MHMPCIKVITLLVCCLLFCHCQKTPKVLLISFDGFRWNYLNRIDTPNFDKLIKSGVKAKWLQDVFVSQTFPNHYTLATGLYEENHGIVANKFYDPKLNEFFSYHVKADVTSSKFWGGEPIWVTNQIQGRTSGVFFWVGSEAPIKGIFPTVYKNYNKTFPWKQRVDTVVEWLANKPVGQSNQLLNITLALLYFPQPDIDGHKYGPESPEVTEMIGQCDSITGYLLDKLSENNLYEDVNIIITSDHGMASLDKKRTVALLPYINITKVDHIINYYTGAAIWPKKGYLDSVYEDLLKIGPYASVWKREDIPAHFHYNNNNRIPPVLVAVKDKWLLLNNTSDELPMRGDHGYSNSLMDMHPFFIAHGPAFKEGLVSEPFSSVNVYELICHILGLKPAPNNGSIERVKHLLRHQPSSYPITCQTANLICISIGLSMAIFVIAFITRHFHHGKNKSHEYFVQSGDERQDEALLSYQQSEE